CCTCCCCCGGCCCGTGCCACCGTCCGGGGCGCTCGGCCCCGAGCTCGCCCGGCGCAATGTCGGGCCCGTGCTTGATCCTCCAGCCGAGGGATTCGAGCCAGGCAAGCGCGGCCTGTTCGACTACCGATTCGGTGACGCCGCGGTCGCTCATGATGACCAACAGGTCGTTCCCCAGTCCCAATCCTCCTTATTTACTTAGTCCTGGCAGCTGGGCCAATGCCCTCAAGCACAACCTGCCGCAGCGTCTCGGCATCCCCGAAACGTTTGACCGCATCAAGGATCTCGATACCGGCCAGCCGGCCCTCGGCATCGTAATCGGCGGCGATCCCTTCTGCCAGATGCTTCGTGGTAACGGTCGTCTCGCGAAAAATAATGCTCAGGGCATCAACCTCGGCATCATAGGTGATCTTCATGGTCATCCCCTTCTTCCAAATTTCTTCAGAAATAGTACGTGTACACGGTCACGACCACAAGCTCCTCCGATTCTTCGACAAAGATGGGACGGACCCGCTTGGTGGCATACACGACCCCGTTCCAGGCCCGGTCAAACGCGAAGTCTTTATGGCACTCAAGGCGTCCAAGCTCGGCGGGCGTCCAGGGAGCGGTGCGAATGGCTTCCTCGACCTCTTCACGGCTAAAGCCCCGCCTGTCCGTGTAGCTTAGCGCATGGCCGGATAAGCGTATGGGTTTCACCGGGTCCTTCCTCGGGCTGTCTCACTCCCTTTTTGCCCGGCGCAGCAACCGACTCGGTGAAGGCGCGAGATATCATCCGGGTCAGGTGCCGGAGATCACGAGTTCTTACTCTCCGGTCCGGCCAGCAGCGCCTCGATTGGGCGCCCGGTCACGAGCGAGTAGAGCACAAGCGGGTCCCACTCCGCGCCATTCGGCTAGCAGATCGTCCCCCAGCTCTGCGTTGACGCGCACGCGGACGAAGTACCCGGATCACGGAGCGGGGCGAAGACCCCCCTGAAACGTCAGCTCGGGTCCAAGATCCACCTCCCCTTCGACCCCGTCCTGAAACTGGAGCCACAGTCGATATCCGCTGCGCGGCTCGGCCTTGACGATGTCGTTTAGCATCTCTCCCTCCTACTCGAGCGGCGCGATACGCTTCAGCGGGGCGCTCTCGCGCGCCAGTCGCCAGTCTTCCAGCAGCTCGTCGCGGTGCTGCAAAGCCCATTCAACTACCAGGCCCCGGAGATGAGCTTGGGCAGCAGCGTGTCGCGCAGGGCAGCGAGGGTGCGGGATTCCTGATCTTTGCGATTGCGCTGTTCGAAGATGGGCTGTACCTGTTTGTCAAACCCTTCTCGAACAGCGGGGCGCGGCACCATCTGCAGGTTCATGTATGCCAGGTTGCGATTCAGCCCCGGGACCGCCGAGTCCGCCCCAAGGGAAGCCAAGTCATGCGTGCTAAGGGCGTAGAAAAGGAAGTAGAGGCTCTGACCAGCGTCCTTGGGAACGACGTAGAACGTTGTGTCGATGGCGAAAAAGTCGCTTGGCGCCCAAGTGATGACGCCGGGGTTACCTTTGCGCCCAACGATGATGCCTGGCCCGTCAGCCAGTTTCTCGTCATGCCAGCCAACTTGGCCGTTCGAGCCAAAGACCGGAATTTGCCCAGGCCTTCGGTTTTCTTCCTTAAGTGCCTTGCCATAGGCCAATTCGATAAGTTTTCCGAGAGATTCAACCCGCCAACCCGCCGGAATCTCGCCAAGCTCGGAGTCGTCGA
This DNA window, taken from Candidatus Rokuibacteriota bacterium, encodes the following:
- a CDS encoding DUF2283 domain-containing protein, encoding MKITYDAEVDALSIIFRETTVTTKHLAEGIAADYDAEGRLAGIEILDAVKRFGDAETLRQVVLEGIGPAARTK